A single window of Intrasporangium calvum DSM 43043 DNA harbors:
- a CDS encoding ring-opening amidohydrolase → MPEAIEVRKVPIHSVADASELARLIDDGVMEAARVVAIIGKTEGNGGVNDYTRIIADRAFRQVLVEKGAPADQVSQIPIVWSGGTDGVISPHATIFATLPADRTEPSDDLRLTVGFAMSEPIKPEEIGYTAMVEKVAAGVQVAMERAGITDPADVHYVQTKTPLLTIHTIRDAKSRGMKVWTEHTHESMDLSNGTTGLGVAVALGEIEMPSDEDIMHNRSLYSSVASCSSGVELDQAQVVVVGNTRGIGGRYRIGHSVMRDALDADGIWEAIKDAGLDLPERPHWTDIDGRLVNVFLKCEVSQDGMVHGRRNAMLDDSDVHWHRQIKAAVGGVTAAVTGDPAVFVSVSAAHQGPDGGGPVAAIIDLGEGQPTGYRWSR, encoded by the coding sequence GTGCCAGAAGCCATCGAGGTACGCAAGGTCCCGATCCACTCCGTCGCCGACGCGTCCGAGCTCGCCCGGCTCATCGACGACGGCGTGATGGAAGCCGCCCGGGTCGTCGCCATCATCGGCAAGACCGAGGGCAACGGCGGCGTCAACGACTACACCCGCATCATCGCCGACCGCGCCTTCCGACAGGTGCTCGTCGAGAAGGGCGCGCCGGCCGACCAGGTGAGCCAGATCCCCATCGTCTGGTCCGGTGGCACCGACGGGGTCATCAGCCCGCACGCCACGATCTTCGCGACCCTTCCCGCCGACCGGACGGAACCATCCGACGACCTGCGGCTCACCGTCGGGTTCGCGATGAGCGAGCCGATCAAGCCCGAGGAGATCGGCTACACCGCCATGGTCGAGAAGGTCGCGGCCGGTGTGCAGGTGGCCATGGAGCGGGCCGGGATCACCGATCCCGCCGACGTCCACTACGTGCAGACGAAGACGCCGCTGCTGACCATCCACACGATCCGGGACGCCAAGTCCCGCGGGATGAAGGTCTGGACCGAGCACACCCACGAGTCGATGGACCTGTCCAACGGGACGACCGGCCTCGGCGTCGCCGTGGCGCTCGGCGAGATCGAGATGCCCTCGGACGAGGACATCATGCACAACCGGTCGCTGTACTCCTCGGTGGCGTCCTGCTCGTCCGGCGTGGAACTCGACCAGGCGCAGGTCGTCGTCGTCGGCAACACGCGTGGGATCGGTGGGCGCTACCGGATCGGCCACTCGGTGATGCGGGACGCGCTGGACGCCGACGGAATCTGGGAGGCCATCAAGGACGCCGGTCTCGACCTGCCCGAGCGGCCGCACTGGACCGACATCGACGGCCGGCTCGTCAACGTCTTCCTCAAGTGCGAGGTGAGCCAGGACGGCATGGTCCACGGCCGGCGCAACGCCATGCTCGACGACTCGGACGTCCACTGGCACCGCCAGATCAAGGCGGCGGTCGGCGGCGTCACCGCGGCGGTGACCGGTGACCCCGCGGTGTTCGTGTCGGTGTCGGCGGCGCACCAGGGGCCGGACGGCGGCGGACCCGTTGCGGCGATCATCGATCTCGGCGAGGGCCAGCCGACGGGGTATCGCTGGAGTCGCTGA
- the sucD gene encoding succinate--CoA ligase subunit alpha, giving the protein MAIFLNADSKVIVQGMTGSEGMKHTQRMLKSGTTIVGGVNPRKAGTTVEFEDGVTVPVFGTVREAIDATGANVSVIFVPAQFTKAAAVEAIDAEIPLAVVITEGVAVKDTAEFFTYAQSKGTTRIIGPNCPGLITPGVSNAGIIPATISGPGRIGLVSKSGTLTYQMMYELRDFGFSTAVGIGGDPVIGTTHIDCLEAFQNDPDTDAIVMIGEIGGDAEERAAAYIKEHVTKPVVGYVAGFTAPEGKTMGHAGAIVSGSSGTAQAKQEALEAAGVKVGKTPSATAALMREIMQGLSK; this is encoded by the coding sequence ATGGCTATCTTCCTCAACGCTGACTCCAAGGTCATCGTCCAGGGCATGACCGGCTCCGAGGGCATGAAGCACACGCAGCGCATGCTCAAGTCCGGCACGACCATCGTCGGCGGCGTCAACCCGCGCAAGGCCGGCACGACCGTCGAGTTCGAGGACGGCGTGACCGTTCCCGTCTTCGGCACGGTCCGGGAGGCGATCGACGCCACGGGGGCCAACGTCTCCGTCATCTTCGTCCCGGCGCAGTTCACCAAGGCGGCCGCGGTCGAGGCGATCGACGCCGAGATCCCCCTCGCGGTCGTCATCACCGAGGGCGTCGCCGTCAAGGACACCGCGGAGTTCTTCACCTACGCCCAGTCCAAGGGCACGACCCGCATCATCGGTCCGAACTGCCCCGGCCTCATCACGCCCGGCGTGTCCAACGCCGGCATCATCCCGGCGACGATCTCCGGCCCCGGCCGGATCGGCCTCGTCTCCAAGTCGGGCACGCTGACCTACCAGATGATGTACGAGCTGCGTGACTTCGGCTTCTCGACCGCGGTCGGCATCGGCGGCGACCCGGTCATCGGAACCACGCACATCGACTGCCTCGAGGCGTTCCAGAACGACCCCGACACCGACGCGATCGTCATGATCGGCGAGATCGGCGGCGACGCCGAGGAGCGCGCGGCTGCCTACATCAAGGAGCACGTGACCAAGCCGGTCGTCGGCTACGTCGCCGGCTTCACCGCCCCCGAGGGCAAGACGATGGGCCACGCCGGCGCCATCGTGTCCGGCTCGTCCGGCACCGCCCAGGCGAAGCAGGAGGCCCTCGAGGCCGCCGGCGTCAAGGTCGGCAAGACGCCCTCCGCGACGGCAGCGCTGATGCGCGAGATCATGCAGGGCCTGTCGAAGTAG
- the sucC gene encoding ADP-forming succinate--CoA ligase subunit beta: MDLFEYQARDMFEAHGVPVLAGAIATTPEEARAAAERIGQSSGGVTVVKAQVKTGGRGKAGGVKVATSADEAQAHAEQILGMDIKGHTVHRVMIAQGAKIAEEYYFSILLDRANRSYLAMCSKEGGMDIEQLAVERPDALAKVAVDPNVGIDEAKAREIVDAAGFDPETAAKIVPVLGRLWEVYRDEDATLVEVNPLVKTEDGEIIALDGKVSLDANAGFRHPDHEALEDKTAADPFEAEAKEKDLNYVRLEGSVGIIGNGAGLVMSTLDVVAYAGSEIDSVRGPKPANFLDIGGGASAEVMANGLHIILSDPQVKSVFVNVFGGITSCDAVANGIVGALDALGTEEDRPLVVRLDGNNVEEGRRILAERNHPRVIIEETMDGAARKAAELAAAAN; this comes from the coding sequence GTGGATCTCTTCGAGTACCAAGCGCGCGACATGTTCGAGGCGCACGGCGTCCCGGTTCTCGCCGGCGCCATCGCCACCACCCCCGAAGAGGCGCGCGCAGCCGCCGAACGAATCGGGCAGAGCTCCGGCGGCGTCACGGTCGTCAAGGCCCAGGTCAAGACGGGTGGCCGCGGCAAGGCCGGCGGCGTCAAGGTCGCCACGTCCGCCGACGAGGCCCAGGCGCACGCCGAGCAGATTCTCGGCATGGACATCAAGGGCCACACCGTCCACCGGGTGATGATCGCCCAGGGTGCCAAGATCGCCGAGGAGTACTACTTCTCGATCCTGCTCGACCGCGCCAACCGCAGCTACCTCGCCATGTGCTCCAAGGAGGGCGGGATGGACATCGAGCAGCTCGCGGTGGAGCGGCCCGATGCGCTGGCGAAGGTTGCCGTCGACCCGAACGTCGGCATCGACGAGGCCAAGGCCCGCGAGATCGTCGACGCAGCCGGCTTCGACCCCGAGACCGCCGCCAAGATCGTCCCCGTCCTCGGCCGGCTGTGGGAGGTCTACCGCGACGAGGACGCGACGCTCGTCGAGGTCAACCCGCTCGTCAAGACCGAGGACGGCGAGATCATCGCCCTCGACGGCAAGGTCAGCCTGGACGCCAACGCCGGCTTCCGCCACCCCGACCACGAGGCACTCGAGGACAAGACGGCCGCCGACCCCTTCGAGGCGGAGGCGAAGGAGAAGGACCTCAACTACGTGCGGCTCGAGGGCTCGGTCGGCATCATCGGCAACGGCGCGGGCCTCGTCATGAGCACGTTGGATGTCGTCGCCTACGCCGGTTCTGAGATTGACAGCGTTCGGGGTCCGAAACCCGCCAACTTCCTCGACATCGGGGGCGGCGCGAGCGCCGAGGTGATGGCCAACGGCCTCCACATCATCTTGTCGGACCCCCAGGTCAAGAGCGTCTTCGTCAACGTCTTCGGGGGCATCACCTCCTGTGACGCGGTCGCGAACGGCATCGTCGGCGCCCTCGACGCGCTGGGCACCGAGGAGGACCGGCCGCTCGTCGTCCGGCTCGACGGCAACAACGTCGAGGAGGGGCGCCGGATCCTCGCTGAGCGCAACCACCCGCGCGTGATCATCGAAGAGACCATGGACGGCGCGGCGCGCAAGGCGGCCGAGCTCGCCGCGGCCGCGAACTGA
- the purN gene encoding phosphoribosylglycinamide formyltransferase, with translation MTSEAPVPVDIAVLVSGSGTLLQALIDAAADPAYGVRIAAVGADRSCAGIERAERAGILTGVFDPAEHSSRADWDAALAGWLRGVAPRFVVSAGFMRILGERALSEHLVINTHPALLPSFPGAHGVRDALAYGVRVTGTTCHVVDAGVDTGPIIDQRAVTVADEDTEESLHERIKVEERDMLVDVVRRLAREALVVEGRHVRFDVP, from the coding sequence GTGACGTCCGAAGCACCCGTTCCCGTCGACATCGCCGTGCTCGTCTCGGGGTCCGGCACGTTGCTGCAGGCGCTCATCGACGCGGCGGCCGACCCGGCCTACGGGGTGCGCATCGCCGCCGTCGGCGCCGACCGCTCCTGCGCCGGCATCGAGCGGGCCGAGCGGGCCGGCATCCTCACGGGGGTCTTCGACCCGGCCGAGCACTCCTCCAGGGCTGACTGGGATGCTGCGCTGGCGGGCTGGCTGCGCGGGGTCGCACCGCGGTTCGTCGTCTCCGCCGGGTTCATGCGGATCCTGGGGGAACGGGCTCTGTCCGAGCACCTCGTCATCAACACGCACCCCGCGCTCCTCCCCAGCTTTCCGGGGGCTCACGGGGTGCGGGACGCGCTCGCCTACGGCGTCAGGGTGACCGGCACGACCTGCCACGTGGTCGACGCCGGCGTCGACACCGGGCCCATCATCGACCAGCGGGCCGTCACCGTTGCGGACGAGGACACGGAGGAGTCGCTGCACGAGCGGATCAAGGTCGAGGAGCGCGACATGCTCGTCGACGTGGTGCGCCGCCTGGCTCGGGAGGCCCTCGTCGTCGAGGGGCGACACGTTCGGTTCGACGTCCCCTGA
- a CDS encoding carboxyl transferase domain-containing protein, translating into MRPAPDGSPYAAELAAARERSGCDEAIITGEGGIHGRRVALIAGEFRFLAGSIGAVAAERIVVAFERALREELPVFAAPASGGTRMQEGTPAFVGVFEHGPIDAILPVEALAETADRALNVLMGIREGPPDVPDVPDVPTESLAASPAWDSIVRSRRAHRPACAPCS; encoded by the coding sequence GTGCGGCCCGCACCCGACGGCAGCCCGTATGCCGCTGAGCTGGCTGCCGCTCGGGAGCGCAGCGGGTGCGACGAGGCGATCATCACCGGCGAGGGCGGGATCCACGGGCGACGCGTCGCCCTCATCGCGGGCGAGTTCCGGTTCCTCGCCGGGTCGATCGGGGCCGTCGCGGCGGAGCGCATCGTCGTCGCGTTCGAACGCGCCCTGCGTGAGGAGCTGCCGGTGTTCGCGGCGCCCGCCTCGGGGGGGACCCGGATGCAGGAGGGCACCCCGGCGTTCGTCGGCGTCTTCGAGCACGGTCCCATCGACGCGATCCTGCCCGTCGAGGCCCTCGCTGAGACCGCCGACCGTGCCCTCAACGTGCTCATGGGCATCCGCGAGGGACCGCCCGACGTGCCCGATGTGCCAGACGTGCCGACGGAGTCCCTGGCCGCCAGCCCGGCCTGGGACTCCATCGTTCGATCCCGGCGCGCGCACCGCCCGGCGTGCGCGCCCTGCTCGTGA
- a CDS encoding DUF6350 family protein, with protein MSQLSHPHRVPATDRARSSAIRAGALAASGTLAIVVLPALVGWLAAPEGSLGWFSAVQVGAGIWFVGHGQSIGGGGVTVSLTPVLLFLLFVYVAARWCRRLVVTERAVVSAAEWNQVALRGVVPGFLLGYVGAASVFSLLTLGAPLAPGVAAVPGTLWVPALALGYLLVRPADAEAPGFVRAWFLRGPSWLPFAWRVGWRGAAMLFAVGTGVVLLRLLVTAPDVLRIHGEYGLNVVAGAVVVLAQLMLLGNAATWALAFLAGPGFSVAAGSVISPASAEPGLMPLVPILGALPDQADYPPILFVVLLIPVAAGTVIGRWLDREVEFFGNVRARLMAAAAAAAIAVAVLGVLTWLANGSVGAERLAAVGPAVAPVVGALLVEVALGALAWTGWCVWRDRVEARPADPLAPPEDEESGSSTSQPAAPDTVTTDIGDPERPVF; from the coding sequence GTGAGTCAGCTGTCCCATCCCCACCGCGTCCCTGCCACGGATCGAGCCCGGTCCTCGGCGATCCGCGCCGGAGCCCTCGCCGCGTCCGGCACGTTGGCCATCGTCGTGCTCCCGGCGCTGGTCGGTTGGCTCGCAGCCCCGGAGGGGTCGCTCGGGTGGTTCTCCGCCGTGCAGGTGGGCGCCGGGATCTGGTTCGTCGGTCACGGTCAGTCCATCGGCGGCGGCGGAGTGACGGTCTCCCTGACGCCGGTCCTCCTCTTCCTGCTCTTCGTCTACGTCGCGGCCCGCTGGTGCCGCCGGCTCGTCGTCACGGAGCGGGCTGTGGTCTCGGCCGCGGAGTGGAACCAGGTCGCGCTGCGCGGGGTCGTGCCGGGCTTCCTGCTCGGCTACGTCGGTGCCGCGTCGGTCTTCTCGCTCCTGACGCTCGGGGCGCCGCTGGCACCTGGCGTTGCTGCGGTGCCGGGCACGCTGTGGGTGCCCGCTCTCGCGCTCGGATACCTCCTCGTGCGGCCCGCGGACGCCGAGGCGCCGGGTTTCGTGCGGGCCTGGTTCCTGCGCGGGCCGAGCTGGCTCCCGTTCGCCTGGCGAGTCGGGTGGCGCGGGGCGGCCATGCTCTTCGCCGTCGGCACGGGGGTCGTGCTGCTCCGGCTGCTCGTCACCGCCCCCGACGTGCTGCGGATCCACGGTGAGTACGGGCTCAACGTCGTCGCCGGAGCCGTCGTCGTCCTGGCTCAGCTCATGCTGCTCGGCAACGCGGCGACCTGGGCGCTGGCCTTCCTCGCCGGTCCGGGCTTCTCCGTCGCGGCGGGCTCGGTGATCTCCCCGGCGTCCGCCGAGCCCGGTCTCATGCCCCTCGTGCCCATCCTCGGGGCCCTGCCCGACCAGGCGGACTACCCGCCGATCCTCTTCGTCGTCCTCCTGATCCCGGTCGCGGCTGGGACGGTCATCGGCCGCTGGCTCGACCGAGAGGTCGAGTTCTTCGGGAACGTGCGTGCCCGGCTGATGGCCGCCGCCGCCGCCGCTGCCATCGCGGTGGCGGTCCTCGGGGTCCTCACCTGGCTGGCCAACGGGTCGGTCGGCGCCGAACGGCTCGCGGCCGTGGGACCCGCGGTCGCACCGGTCGTCGGCGCTCTGCTCGTGGAGGTGGCTCTCGGAGCTCTCGCCTGGACCGGCTGGTGCGTGTGGCGCGACCGTGTCGAGGCTCGCCCGGCGGACCCGCTCGCGCCACCGGAGGACGAGGAGTCGGGCTCGTCGACGAGCCAGCCCGCGGCCCCCGACACCGTGACCACCGACATCGGCGACCCGGAGCGCCCGGTCTTCTAG
- a CDS encoding carbamate kinase: MRVLVALGGNAMTGPGGSAAPHEQRHAIQKAMSHVADLVAAGHDVAITHGNGPQVGNILVKNELAAHVVPPVPLDWCGAQTQGTIGFTMLDALEASLARRGVERPVAAIVTRTLVDADDPGFTTPTKPVGRYLPREQAEPLMALGQIWEDRGEKGWRRVVASPEPLEVLDAHTLLTLMKAGYVVVAAGGGGVPVVRSDAATVHGVEAVIDKDLTAALLARAIDADALVIATDVPHAVVGWGTPDARPLERVTVAELEGYAAAGHFASGSMGPKVEAALRFLRSGGRRSIITALDQITEAVEHGVGTVIENPTPANDFGR, from the coding sequence ATGAGAGTGCTCGTCGCACTCGGCGGCAACGCCATGACCGGCCCCGGCGGGAGCGCCGCACCGCACGAGCAGCGGCACGCGATCCAGAAGGCGATGTCCCACGTGGCCGACCTCGTCGCCGCCGGCCACGACGTCGCCATCACCCACGGGAACGGCCCGCAGGTCGGCAACATCCTCGTCAAGAACGAGCTCGCCGCCCACGTCGTGCCGCCCGTGCCCCTCGACTGGTGCGGCGCCCAGACGCAGGGCACCATCGGCTTCACCATGCTCGACGCGCTCGAGGCGTCGCTCGCCCGGCGCGGCGTGGAGCGGCCCGTCGCGGCCATCGTCACGCGGACCCTCGTGGACGCCGACGACCCCGGCTTCACGACACCGACGAAACCGGTCGGACGCTACCTGCCGCGCGAGCAGGCGGAACCCCTCATGGCACTCGGACAGATCTGGGAGGACCGCGGCGAGAAGGGCTGGCGGCGGGTGGTCGCCTCGCCCGAGCCGCTGGAGGTGCTCGACGCCCACACGCTGCTCACCCTGATGAAGGCCGGCTACGTCGTCGTGGCAGCAGGGGGCGGCGGCGTGCCGGTCGTGCGCTCGGATGCTGCGACCGTGCACGGCGTCGAGGCCGTCATCGACAAGGACCTCACCGCAGCGCTGCTCGCCCGGGCCATCGACGCCGACGCGCTCGTCATCGCCACCGACGTGCCCCACGCCGTCGTCGGATGGGGCACCCCCGACGCCCGCCCCCTCGAGCGCGTCACGGTTGCCGAGCTCGAGGGCTACGCCGCAGCCGGGCACTTCGCGTCAGGGTCGATGGGCCCCAAGGTCGAGGCGGCACTCCGGTTCCTGCGGTCGGGCGGCCGCCGGAGCATCATCACCGCCCTCGACCAGATCACCGAGGCCGTCGAGCACGGCGTCGGAACCGTCATCGAGAACCCCACGCCCGCAAACGATTTCGGAAGGTGA
- the purH gene encoding bifunctional phosphoribosylaminoimidazolecarboxamide formyltransferase/IMP cyclohydrolase — MPDGRRPIKRALISVYDKTGLDDLARALDSAGVSIVSTGSTAKTIAALGIAVTPVEELTGFPECLEGRVKTLHPKVHAGILADTRKPDHLEQLADLGVEAFELVVVNLYPFRETVASGASDDECVEQIDIGGPSMVRAAAKNHPSVAIVTSPAAYGLVSEALGAGGFTLAERKRLAAEAFVHTAGYDNAVADWMQGHAETGEGGFPAWTGGDYTLATTLRYGENPHQQAALYRSGAPGVASAEQLHGKEMSYNNYVDTDAAVRAAHDHGDRPTVAIVKHANPCGVAVGATIEDAYERAHATDPVSAFGGIIAANRTVTAAMADRVKDVFTEVIVAPDFEDEALSILQSKKNIRILRLPANQTADPAAVETRPISGGLLMQSPDRVDAVVRDDAGAVTGGDDAASWRLVSGEAADDATLTDLQFAWRAIRGVRSNAILLADGGAAVGIGMGQVNRVDSCYLAVRRAGEDRARGSVAASDAFFPFADGLQILIDAGVRAVVAPGGSVRDAEVIAAAQAAGMTMYFTGTRHFAH, encoded by the coding sequence ATGCCCGACGGTCGCCGCCCGATCAAGCGCGCACTCATCTCCGTCTACGACAAGACCGGCCTGGATGATCTCGCCCGGGCTCTCGACTCGGCAGGCGTGTCGATCGTGTCGACCGGCTCCACCGCCAAGACCATCGCCGCGCTCGGCATCGCCGTCACCCCGGTGGAGGAGCTCACCGGCTTCCCGGAGTGTCTGGAGGGTCGCGTCAAGACCCTGCACCCGAAGGTTCACGCCGGCATCCTCGCCGACACTCGCAAGCCGGACCACCTCGAGCAGCTCGCCGACCTGGGCGTCGAGGCCTTCGAGCTGGTCGTCGTCAACCTCTACCCCTTCCGCGAGACCGTGGCGTCCGGCGCGAGTGACGACGAGTGCGTCGAGCAGATCGACATCGGCGGGCCCTCCATGGTGCGCGCCGCCGCCAAGAACCACCCCAGCGTCGCGATCGTGACGAGCCCAGCGGCATACGGCCTCGTCTCGGAGGCGCTGGGAGCCGGCGGCTTCACGCTCGCCGAGCGCAAGCGTCTCGCCGCGGAGGCGTTCGTCCACACAGCCGGCTACGACAACGCGGTGGCCGACTGGATGCAGGGCCATGCCGAGACCGGCGAGGGTGGCTTCCCGGCGTGGACCGGCGGCGACTACACGCTGGCGACGACGCTGCGCTACGGCGAGAACCCGCACCAGCAGGCCGCGCTCTACCGCAGTGGTGCGCCCGGCGTCGCATCTGCCGAGCAGCTGCACGGCAAGGAGATGTCGTACAACAACTACGTCGACACCGACGCTGCCGTGCGCGCCGCTCACGACCACGGCGACCGACCCACCGTCGCGATCGTCAAGCACGCCAACCCGTGCGGTGTCGCGGTGGGGGCGACGATCGAGGACGCCTATGAGCGTGCCCACGCGACCGACCCGGTCTCCGCGTTCGGGGGCATCATCGCGGCCAACCGGACGGTGACGGCCGCGATGGCCGACCGGGTCAAGGACGTCTTCACCGAGGTCATCGTCGCGCCCGACTTCGAGGACGAGGCTCTCTCGATCCTGCAGTCCAAGAAGAACATCCGCATCCTCCGGCTCCCGGCGAACCAGACAGCCGACCCCGCGGCGGTGGAGACCCGGCCGATCTCCGGGGGGCTGCTCATGCAGAGCCCCGACCGGGTCGACGCCGTGGTGCGCGACGACGCCGGCGCCGTGACGGGCGGGGACGACGCGGCCTCGTGGCGTCTCGTGTCGGGCGAGGCAGCGGACGACGCGACGCTGACGGACCTGCAGTTCGCCTGGCGCGCGATCCGCGGGGTGCGCTCCAACGCCATCCTGCTCGCCGACGGTGGGGCTGCGGTCGGCATCGGGATGGGGCAGGTCAACCGGGTCGACTCGTGCTACCTCGCGGTGCGTCGTGCGGGGGAGGACCGGGCGCGCGGCTCCGTGGCTGCGTCGGACGCGTTCTTCCCCTTCGCCGACGGGCTGCAGATCCTCATCGACGCCGGGGTCCGCGCCGTCGTGGCCCCGGGCGGCTCGGTCCGGGACGCGGAGGTCATCGCGGCGGCGCAGGCCGCGGGCATGACGATGTATTTCACGGGCACCCGGCACTTCGCCCACTGA